Proteins from a single region of Gossypium arboreum isolate Shixiya-1 chromosome 1, ASM2569848v2, whole genome shotgun sequence:
- the LOC108465908 gene encoding probable calcium-binding protein CML18: MSDKEEPTKLNDEQIGELREIFRSFDRNNDGSLTQLELGSLLRSLGLNPSSDQVEALIHKADTNNNGLVEFSEFVSLMAPELLSEKSPYSEEQLKQLFKMFDRDGNGYITAAELAHSMAKLGHALTAEELTGMIKEADTDGDGMISFEEFSNAITSAAFDNSWG; encoded by the coding sequence ATGAGCGACAAGGAAGAACCAACCAAGCTAAACGACGAACAAATCGGCGAACTACGTGAAATCTTCCGTTCATTTGATCGGAACAACGACGGTAGTTTGACTCAACTCGAACTCGGTTCACTCTTACGATCTTTGGGTCTAAACCCGAGTTCCGATCAAGTTGAAGCGTTAATACACAAAGCCGATACGAACAATAATGGGTTAGTTGAATTCTCGGAGTTTGTTTCACTGATGGCGCCGGAACTGTTATCGGAGAAATCGCCTTACAGTGAAGAACAATTGAAACAATTGTTTAAGATGTTCGATAGGGATGGTAATGGATATATCACCGCAGCTGAGTTGGCTCATTCGATGGCGAAGTTGGGACATGCGTTGACGGCGGAGGAATTGACGGGGATGATTAAGGAAGCCGATACCGATGGGGATGGGATGATTAGCTTTGAAGAATTCTCGAATGCGATTACTTCAGCTGCTTTTGATAATTCTTGGGGTTGA